A DNA window from Candidatus Omnitrophota bacterium contains the following coding sequences:
- the lpxK gene encoding tetraacyldisaccharide 4'-kinase, translated as MCEKYLYDLATDKAKGGIAAIIKPVLFFFSLLYGLIVFFIRFISIISGRKPGCKVLSVGNITLGGTGKTVIVEFICRYLREKGRKVAVLTRGYARPQVSAQRTQPGYETMGDEPYMLQAKLADVPVMVNPDRFKGADKAVKEFQVDTVVLDDGFQQWRIKKDLEIAAIDAVNPFGNGMLIPRGILREPVSSLSRADVLILTNTDLAKDTAGLKHRLSRINPSALIIGAAHQPEGLYKIKQEDVLIPVESLRSKTVAIACAIGNPGSFQGLLEKSQARVGLVFIFPDHYRYTQDDLERIASQAGEKGINTLVITEKDAVKIAGMDLRKTALDILVLKIKLRINENEQGFLDRLLGVYTS; from the coding sequence ATGTGCGAAAAGTACCTTTATGATCTGGCCACGGATAAGGCTAAAGGCGGGATTGCGGCTATAATCAAGCCGGTATTATTCTTTTTTTCTCTTTTATACGGCCTAATAGTCTTTTTCATTCGGTTTATTTCCATTATCTCCGGCAGAAAACCGGGTTGCAAGGTTCTCAGCGTAGGCAATATTACGCTGGGAGGAACAGGCAAAACCGTCATAGTTGAATTTATCTGCCGGTATCTTAGGGAAAAAGGGCGCAAAGTAGCGGTGTTGACCCGCGGATATGCCAGGCCGCAGGTCTCTGCCCAGAGGACACAGCCCGGTTATGAAACTATGGGCGATGAACCGTATATGCTCCAGGCGAAATTGGCGGATGTCCCGGTAATGGTTAACCCGGACAGGTTTAAAGGCGCGGATAAGGCTGTAAAAGAATTTCAGGTCGATACTGTGGTCCTGGATGACGGATTTCAACAGTGGCGGATAAAAAAAGACCTGGAGATCGCGGCCATTGACGCGGTTAATCCTTTTGGCAACGGCATGCTTATCCCCAGGGGGATATTGCGCGAACCTGTTTCAAGCCTTTCCCGGGCGGATGTATTGATCCTGACCAATACCGATCTCGCGAAGGATACTGCCGGGCTTAAACATCGGTTGAGCCGGATCAATCCTTCCGCGTTGATCATAGGGGCCGCACATCAGCCGGAAGGATTGTATAAAATAAAGCAAGAGGATGTTTTGATCCCTGTTGAAAGCCTGCGATCTAAAACAGTGGCAATCGCCTGCGCTATCGGCAATCCCGGCTCTTTTCAAGGCCTTCTGGAAAAGTCGCAGGCCAGGGTGGGTTTGGTTTTTATTTTCCCGGATCATTACCGGTATACGCAGGATGACCTGGAAAGAATAGCGTCTCAGGCGGGGGAAAAGGGGATAAACACTTTGGTTATTACGGAGAAAGACGCGGTAAAGATCGCGGGGATGGATCTGCGCAAGACCGCTCTGGATATACTGGTCTTAAAAATAAAATTGAGGATCAATGAAAACGAACAGGGATTTCTTGATAGACTGCTTGGGGTCTATACTTCTTAA